A stretch of Acidovorax sp. RAC01 DNA encodes these proteins:
- a CDS encoding Rieske (2Fe-2S) protein — MTSYGLKVALCNSGDLLDGGDAVPFDVVYAGQTCRAFAIRFRGVPHAYLNRCTHVAMEMDYQPNRFFDDTGNWLLCATHGAAYQPTTGACAGGPCRGGLVKIALTESDGVVHWHTDHPLQPVEF, encoded by the coding sequence ATGACTTCGTACGGACTGAAAGTCGCTTTGTGCAACAGTGGCGACCTCCTGGATGGGGGCGACGCCGTGCCCTTTGACGTGGTCTACGCCGGGCAAACCTGCCGCGCATTTGCCATCCGCTTTCGCGGGGTGCCGCATGCGTATCTGAACCGCTGCACGCACGTGGCCATGGAAATGGACTACCAACCCAACCGGTTTTTTGACGACACCGGCAACTGGCTGCTGTGCGCCACTCATGGAGCTGCCTACCAGCCAACCACCGGTGCATGTGCGGGCGGACCGTGCCGGGGTGGGCTGGTGAAAATTGCCCTGACGGAAAGTGATGGTGTGGTGCACTGGCATACTGACCACCCGTTGCAACCTGTCGAGTTTTAG
- a CDS encoding HAD family hydrolase translates to MPATKSRSRRFDLIAFDWDGTLFDSTAIIVRCIQSAVRDVGGTVPTDKEASYVIGMGLMQALAHAAPDVPPEKYTELGNRYRFHYIQHQDDLSLFDGVLPLLADLREHGHLLAVATGKSRRGLDEALHSVDLRGVFDGSRTADQTAGKPHPLMLKELMAEFDVPPERVLMIGDTTHDLQMAVNAGCASLGVSYGAHEPDAFHALRPLFIAHSVREMHDWLLENA, encoded by the coding sequence ATGCCTGCCACCAAATCCCGTTCGCGCCGTTTTGATCTCATAGCCTTTGACTGGGATGGCACCCTGTTTGACTCCACCGCCATCATCGTGCGCTGCATCCAGTCGGCGGTGCGGGATGTGGGCGGTACGGTGCCCACTGACAAGGAAGCCTCCTACGTCATCGGCATGGGCCTGATGCAGGCGCTGGCCCACGCCGCGCCCGATGTGCCGCCCGAGAAATACACCGAGCTGGGCAACCGCTACCGTTTTCACTACATCCAGCACCAGGATGACCTGAGCCTGTTCGATGGCGTACTGCCGCTGCTGGCCGATCTGCGTGAGCATGGGCATCTGCTGGCGGTGGCCACGGGCAAAAGCCGCCGCGGGCTGGACGAGGCCCTGCATTCAGTCGACCTGCGCGGCGTTTTTGATGGGTCGCGCACGGCCGACCAGACGGCGGGCAAGCCGCATCCCCTGATGCTCAAGGAACTGATGGCCGAATTCGACGTGCCGCCCGAGCGGGTGCTGATGATCGGCGACACCACCCATGATTTGCAGATGGCGGTGAATGCCGGTTGTGCGAGCCTGGGCGTGAGCTACGGCGCGCATGAGCCCGATGCTTTCCATGCGCTCCGTCCGTTGTTCATTGCGCATTCGGTGCGCGAGATGCATGACTGGCTGCTGGAAAACGCCTGA
- the rpmF gene encoding 50S ribosomal protein L32 has product MAVQQNKKSPSKRGMHRSHNALNVPGIAVEPTTGETHLRHHISPNGFYRGRQVLKNKSEA; this is encoded by the coding sequence ATGGCCGTTCAGCAAAACAAAAAGTCCCCTTCCAAGCGCGGCATGCACCGTTCGCACAACGCCCTGAATGTGCCCGGCATTGCCGTGGAGCCCACCACCGGCGAAACGCATCTGCGTCACCACATCAGCCCCAACGGTTTCTACCGTGGCCGTCAGGTGCTCAAGAACAAGTCTGAAGCCTGA
- a CDS encoding beta-ketoacyl-ACP synthase III, which produces MRRYSRITGTGSYLPPRRLTNADLVAELAERGVETSDEWIVERTGIRARHFAAPDVASSDLGLEAARNAIAAAGLQPSDIDLIIVATSTPDMVFPSAACILQHKLGANGCPAFDVQAVCSGFVYALAVADSMIQTGAANRALVVGAEVFSRILDFNDRTTCVLFGDGAGAVVLEASETPGILSSDLHADGKYVDILCVPGNVSGGSVLGDPVLKMDGQAVFKLAVGVLEKAAHAALAKADLTEADIDWLIPHQANIRIMQGTARKLKMSMDKVVVTVDQHGNTSAASIPLALDHAVRSGQVKKGDTVLLEGVGGGFTWGAVLLKM; this is translated from the coding sequence ATGAGACGTTACTCCCGCATTACCGGTACCGGCAGTTACCTGCCTCCCCGTCGCCTGACCAACGCCGATCTCGTGGCCGAGCTGGCCGAACGCGGCGTTGAAACCTCTGATGAATGGATCGTGGAGCGCACCGGTATCCGTGCGCGCCACTTTGCGGCCCCCGATGTGGCCAGCAGTGATCTGGGCCTGGAGGCTGCGCGCAATGCGATTGCAGCGGCTGGCCTTCAGCCATCGGACATCGATCTCATCATCGTGGCCACTTCGACACCTGACATGGTGTTTCCGTCGGCCGCGTGCATTCTGCAGCACAAGCTGGGGGCCAACGGCTGCCCTGCGTTCGATGTGCAGGCGGTGTGCAGTGGCTTCGTCTATGCGCTCGCGGTGGCAGATTCGATGATCCAGACCGGCGCCGCCAACCGTGCGCTCGTCGTGGGCGCCGAGGTGTTTAGCCGCATCCTGGACTTCAATGACCGGACCACGTGCGTGCTGTTTGGCGACGGTGCCGGGGCGGTGGTGCTGGAGGCGTCGGAGACGCCGGGCATTCTCTCCAGCGACCTGCATGCCGATGGCAAATATGTGGACATCCTGTGTGTCCCGGGCAATGTGTCGGGTGGCTCCGTGCTGGGTGATCCGGTTCTGAAGATGGACGGCCAGGCGGTGTTCAAGCTGGCAGTCGGGGTGCTGGAAAAGGCGGCCCACGCAGCACTTGCCAAGGCAGACCTCACCGAGGCGGACATCGACTGGCTCATTCCGCACCAGGCCAACATCCGCATCATGCAGGGCACGGCCCGCAAGTTGAAGATGTCGATGGACAAGGTCGTTGTGACGGTGGACCAGCACGGCAACACGTCTGCTGCGTCCATCCCGCTCGCGCTGGACCATGCCGTCCGTTCGGGTCAGGTCAAGAAGGGCGATACCGTGTTGCTCGAAGGGGTGGGCGGCGGCTTCACCTGGGGCGCTGTGCTACTGAAAATGTAG
- a CDS encoding RluA family pseudouridine synthase, with protein MKHIIGAKPPSDRTGAAPAPAARMVEVDEDSAGQRLDNFLIRHLKGVPKTHVYRIIRSGEVRINKGRASADTRVEAGDLVRLPPVRISDKVAEKAERPAPAREFPILLEDEHLIALDKPAGVAVHGGSGVSFGVIEQLRQARPQARFLELVHRLDRETSGILLVAKKRSALTHLQDQFRERETGKTYLALVTGTWPANKKVVDLPLHKYLQADGERRVRVTTADDPDGMRSITLVKVRSTMAARQAQGLPAMSLLEVTIKTGRTHQIRVHLASQGHGIVGDDKYGDFDLNKRLQKLGMKRMFLHAWRLQFNHPATGERVALNAELPPELSEFLPPPDKA; from the coding sequence GTGAAACACATTATAGGGGCCAAACCCCCATCGGACCGTACCGGGGCAGCCCCGGCGCCGGCGGCACGGATGGTCGAGGTGGATGAAGACTCGGCCGGGCAGCGGCTGGACAACTTTTTGATACGCCACCTCAAGGGCGTGCCCAAAACCCACGTCTACCGCATCATCCGCAGCGGTGAGGTGCGCATCAACAAGGGCCGCGCCAGCGCCGACACGCGGGTGGAAGCCGGTGACCTGGTGCGCCTGCCGCCCGTGCGCATCTCCGACAAGGTGGCCGAGAAGGCCGAGCGCCCGGCGCCGGCGCGCGAATTCCCGATCCTGCTGGAAGACGAGCACCTGATCGCGCTGGACAAGCCTGCGGGCGTGGCCGTGCATGGCGGCAGCGGGGTGAGCTTCGGCGTGATCGAGCAACTGCGCCAGGCCCGCCCGCAGGCGCGGTTTCTGGAGCTGGTGCACAGGCTGGACCGTGAGACATCGGGCATCCTGCTGGTGGCCAAGAAGCGCTCGGCCCTGACGCACCTGCAGGACCAGTTCCGCGAGCGCGAGACCGGCAAGACGTATCTGGCGCTGGTGACCGGGACCTGGCCAGCCAACAAGAAGGTGGTCGATCTGCCGTTGCACAAATACCTGCAGGCCGACGGGGAGCGCCGGGTGCGCGTGACCACGGCCGACGACCCGGACGGGATGCGCTCCATCACCCTGGTCAAGGTGCGCAGCACGATGGCCGCCCGGCAGGCGCAGGGGCTGCCCGCCATGTCGCTGCTCGAAGTCACGATCAAGACGGGCCGTACTCACCAGATCCGGGTGCACCTGGCCAGCCAGGGCCACGGCATCGTGGGCGACGATAAATACGGCGATTTCGACCTCAACAAGCGCCTGCAGAAGCTGGGGATGAAGCGCATGTTCCTGCATGCCTGGCGGTTACAGTTCAACCACCCTGCCACCGGCGAGCGCGTCGCGCTCAATGCCGAATTGCCGCCCGAACTGTCCGAGTTTCTGCCCCCGCCTGACAAGGCGTAA
- the plsX gene encoding phosphate acyltransferase PlsX, whose protein sequence is MITLAVDCMGGDHGPRVTLAACRQFLDHHPDAHLLLVGLTDSLKAFSHDRATLVAASEVVAMDDPVEVALRKKKDSSMRVAIQQVKDGTAAAAVSAGNTGALMAIARYLLKTLDGIDRPAIATQMPNAKGGATTVLDLGANVDCSAEHLLQFAVMGSALVSVLNDGGEPTVGLLNIGEEAIKGSEVIKKAGELLRSAGNAGDLNFVGNVEGNDIFKGVVDIVVCDGFVGNVALKASEGVATMIIGGLKAEFSRNIFTKIAAIAAYPILKALMKRMDYRRYNGAALLGLRGLVFKSHGSADAMAFEQALNRAYDAARNNLLDRVRTRIAHAAPLLAPADAQPQPGLAAATH, encoded by the coding sequence ATGATCACACTGGCTGTTGACTGCATGGGGGGCGACCACGGCCCCCGCGTCACGCTCGCGGCGTGCCGTCAGTTCCTAGACCACCATCCTGATGCCCACCTGCTGCTGGTCGGCCTGACGGACAGTCTCAAAGCGTTCTCCCACGACCGGGCGACCCTGGTTGCGGCCTCCGAAGTCGTTGCCATGGACGATCCGGTGGAAGTCGCCCTGCGCAAGAAGAAGGATTCTTCAATGCGGGTCGCCATTCAGCAGGTCAAGGACGGTACGGCCGCGGCTGCGGTTTCTGCCGGCAACACCGGTGCGCTCATGGCAATTGCGCGCTACCTCCTCAAGACGCTGGACGGCATTGACCGCCCCGCCATTGCCACGCAGATGCCCAACGCCAAGGGCGGAGCCACGACGGTGCTCGACCTGGGTGCGAACGTGGATTGTTCGGCCGAACACCTGCTGCAGTTTGCTGTCATGGGCTCGGCCCTGGTCTCGGTACTCAATGACGGTGGTGAGCCTACCGTTGGGCTGCTCAACATTGGCGAAGAAGCCATCAAGGGCAGCGAAGTGATCAAAAAGGCCGGTGAACTGCTTCGATCTGCCGGGAACGCGGGTGATCTTAACTTTGTGGGCAATGTGGAAGGCAACGACATTTTCAAGGGCGTGGTCGATATCGTTGTGTGTGACGGTTTTGTGGGCAATGTGGCGCTCAAAGCCAGCGAAGGGGTTGCCACCATGATCATCGGTGGCCTGAAAGCTGAGTTTTCGCGCAACATCTTCACCAAAATCGCCGCTATTGCCGCTTATCCGATCCTAAAAGCGCTGATGAAGCGCATGGACTACCGTCGCTACAACGGTGCGGCCCTTTTGGGGCTGCGCGGACTGGTATTCAAGAGCCATGGTTCCGCGGACGCGATGGCCTTCGAGCAGGCTTTGAACCGGGCGTATGATGCAGCCCGCAACAACCTGCTCGACCGTGTCCGGACCCGGATTGCGCATGCGGCGCCCCTTCTGGCTCCCGCCGATGCCCAGCCCCAGCCTGGCCTTGCGGCGGCGACACATTGA
- a CDS encoding Maf family nucleotide pyrophosphatase: protein MHPSSPLQRSLVLGSTSRYRRELLQRLNVPFSVAAPDVDETPAAEEAPGTLALRLALAKAHAVSAQYPEAVVIGSDQVADLHGAPLGKPGHHDRAVEQLRQMRGQTVVFHTALAVVCAATGFEQVDAALVRVKFRDLNDDEIERYLRAEQPYDCAGSAKSEGLGIALLDAIESDDPTALIGLPLIRTCKMLRAAGLVLP, encoded by the coding sequence ATGCACCCATCCTCCCCCCTGCAACGATCCCTGGTATTGGGCTCCACCTCCCGTTACAGGCGCGAATTGCTCCAGCGGCTTAACGTTCCGTTCTCGGTGGCAGCCCCTGATGTCGATGAGACCCCGGCTGCCGAAGAAGCCCCGGGCACCCTGGCCCTGCGTCTGGCACTGGCCAAGGCCCATGCCGTTTCAGCGCAGTACCCCGAAGCGGTCGTCATCGGTTCTGATCAGGTCGCCGATCTGCATGGCGCCCCGCTCGGCAAACCCGGCCACCATGACCGCGCGGTGGAGCAACTGCGGCAGATGCGCGGCCAAACCGTGGTGTTTCATACCGCGCTCGCCGTGGTGTGTGCCGCCACGGGCTTCGAGCAGGTCGACGCAGCCCTTGTACGCGTCAAATTCCGCGACCTGAACGACGACGAGATAGAACGCTACCTGCGCGCCGAGCAGCCCTACGACTGCGCTGGGAGCGCCAAAAGCGAGGGGCTTGGCATCGCACTGCTCGATGCCATCGAGAGCGACGACCCGACCGCGCTCATTGGCCTGCCCCTGATCCGCACCTGCAAAATGCTCCGCGCCGCAGGGCTGGTGCTGCCATGA
- a CDS encoding S49 family peptidase translates to MTDPQNPGSSGFDPKTNPAPDLWASAATQSGAPVSDSSREPGWERATLEKLAFAALNEQRSARRWKIFFRLAWLAVIAAVLFAALRQTAPSATKTGPHTAVVDIKGEIASGAEASAEFVVAAMRSALEDEGSMALVLLINSPGGSPVQAGIINDEIVRLKAKHNKPIYAVVEETCASAAYYIAAAADDIFVDKASIVGSIGVLMDGFGFTGTMEKLGVERRLLTAGENKGFLDPFSPQTEKQRAYAQTMLDQIHQQFIAVVKAGRGDRLKPTPETFSGLFWTGQQAVEMGLADKLGNLDYVAREVVKAEDIIDYTRRDNVAERLVKRFGAAMGVGAAKSLALSGPQLR, encoded by the coding sequence ATGACCGATCCCCAAAACCCCGGTTCGTCCGGTTTTGATCCAAAAACCAATCCAGCGCCCGACCTGTGGGCGTCTGCAGCTACACAATCAGGAGCACCTGTGAGCGATTCATCGCGTGAACCCGGCTGGGAACGTGCCACACTGGAAAAGCTGGCCTTTGCGGCCCTGAACGAGCAGCGCAGCGCGCGCCGCTGGAAAATTTTCTTCCGTCTGGCGTGGCTGGCGGTGATTGCCGCGGTGCTGTTCGCCGCGCTGCGACAGACGGCCCCCAGCGCCACCAAGACGGGTCCGCACACGGCGGTGGTCGACATCAAGGGCGAAATCGCCTCGGGTGCCGAGGCCAGTGCCGAGTTTGTGGTGGCTGCCATGCGCAGTGCGCTGGAAGACGAAGGTTCCATGGCACTGGTGCTGCTGATCAATTCGCCGGGCGGCAGCCCGGTGCAGGCGGGCATCATCAACGATGAGATCGTGCGCCTGAAAGCCAAGCACAACAAGCCAATCTATGCCGTGGTGGAAGAGACCTGCGCATCGGCTGCTTACTACATTGCGGCCGCCGCAGACGACATCTTTGTGGACAAGGCCAGCATTGTGGGCAGCATTGGCGTGCTGATGGATGGCTTTGGCTTCACCGGCACCATGGAAAAACTGGGTGTGGAGCGCCGCCTGCTCACCGCGGGTGAGAACAAAGGCTTTCTCGACCCCTTCAGCCCGCAGACTGAAAAGCAGCGTGCCTACGCCCAGACGATGCTCGACCAGATCCACCAGCAGTTCATCGCCGTGGTCAAGGCCGGCCGTGGCGACCGCCTCAAGCCCACGCCCGAAACCTTCAGCGGCCTGTTCTGGACCGGCCAGCAGGCCGTGGAGATGGGCCTGGCGGACAAGCTGGGCAACCTGGACTACGTGGCGCGCGAGGTGGTGAAGGCTGAGGACATCATCGACTACACCCGCCGCGACAACGTGGCCGAGCGCCTGGTCAAGCGCTTTGGCGCTGCCATGGGTGTGGGTGCAGCGAAATCGCTGGCGCTGTCAGGGCCGCAGCTCCGGTAA
- a CDS encoding YceD family protein, with amino-acid sequence MTKEFSAQRLDVKAFAQAGAKLAGHDSLLKYERLALEAKGLHPDLLVDWQAEGELRTALGGMSQVWLHLKVRAIFPMECQRCLTPVDIPLEVDRAFRFVADEATAEALDDESEEDLLAMSREFDLRELIEDELLMALPVVPKHDECPTAVPLASSDDDFEEASAVKPNPFAALAGLRKDGKS; translated from the coding sequence ATGACCAAGGAATTCTCCGCACAGCGACTCGATGTCAAGGCCTTTGCACAGGCGGGCGCCAAGCTGGCTGGGCACGACTCCTTGCTGAAGTACGAGCGTCTGGCGCTGGAAGCCAAGGGCCTGCACCCCGACCTGCTGGTGGACTGGCAGGCAGAAGGTGAACTGCGCACCGCATTGGGCGGCATGAGTCAGGTATGGCTGCATCTGAAGGTGCGGGCCATCTTCCCCATGGAATGCCAGCGTTGCCTGACACCCGTGGACATTCCCCTTGAGGTGGACCGTGCGTTCCGCTTCGTGGCCGACGAGGCGACAGCCGAGGCGCTGGACGACGAGAGCGAGGAAGACCTGCTGGCGATGAGCCGGGAGTTCGATCTGCGCGAACTCATCGAAGACGAGTTGCTGATGGCGCTGCCGGTCGTGCCCAAGCACGACGAGTGCCCGACAGCAGTCCCTCTGGCGTCGTCCGATGACGATTTTGAAGAAGCCAGCGCCGTCAAACCCAATCCGTTTGCCGCGCTGGCAGGCCTGCGCAAGGACGGCAAGTCCTGA
- a CDS encoding SAM-dependent methyltransferase, with protein MNSSPTRPGTLYLVPAPLDFGCDGQAPLEDALPSGTLQTASRLTHWICENAKSTRAYLKRIDAVHPLAAPLQQQVITELPREVHKKGDHGDKGSAPFDARPLLAAALGGQDMGLVSEAGMPAVADPGSSVVRAAHDLGIAVVPLVGPVSLLLALAASGLNGQNFAFVGYLPQDSQDRQHRIKELEALTHKTGQTQLFIETPYRNAAIWQALVQGLQPHTRLALASGLTLAQARVQSQPVHQWRQQPFTPDNRTPVVFALGR; from the coding sequence ATGAACAGCAGCCCGACGCGACCCGGCACGCTGTATCTGGTGCCCGCACCGCTGGATTTTGGCTGTGACGGGCAGGCCCCTCTGGAAGACGCCCTGCCCTCGGGCACGCTACAGACTGCCTCGCGCCTGACCCACTGGATCTGCGAGAACGCCAAGAGCACACGTGCCTACCTCAAGCGCATCGACGCGGTGCACCCGCTGGCCGCGCCGCTGCAGCAGCAGGTCATTACCGAACTGCCGCGTGAAGTCCACAAGAAAGGCGATCATGGCGACAAGGGGTCTGCTCCGTTCGACGCCCGCCCTTTGCTGGCCGCAGCGCTGGGTGGCCAGGACATGGGGCTGGTGAGCGAGGCCGGCATGCCCGCCGTGGCCGACCCGGGGTCATCGGTGGTGCGCGCCGCGCATGACCTGGGCATTGCCGTGGTGCCGCTGGTGGGCCCGGTTTCGTTGCTGCTGGCCCTGGCCGCCAGCGGGCTCAACGGCCAGAATTTTGCGTTCGTGGGCTACCTGCCGCAAGACAGCCAGGATCGGCAGCACCGCATCAAAGAACTTGAAGCCCTGACTCACAAGACGGGCCAGACGCAACTGTTTATCGAAACGCCCTACCGGAACGCTGCCATCTGGCAGGCGCTGGTGCAGGGGTTGCAGCCCCACACCCGCCTTGCCTTGGCCAGTGGGCTTACCCTGGCGCAGGCCCGGGTACAGAGCCAGCCCGTTCACCAGTGGCGCCAGCAGCCCTTCACCCCCGACAACCGGACCCCGGTGGTGTTCGCGCTGGGCCGCTAG
- a CDS encoding Rne/Rng family ribonuclease, with protein MKRMLINATQPEERRLAIVDGQKLLDYEIEIEGREQRKGNIYKAVVTRVEPSLEACFVDYGEDRHGFLPFKEISRQYFAPGVSPSQARINEVIKEGQELLVQVEKEERGNKGAALTTFVSLAGRYVVLMPNNPRGGGVSRRIEGEDRAELKEAMDQLEYPNGMSIIARTAGIGRSAPELQWDLNYLLKLWNAIDGAAKGGKGAFLIYQESSLVIRAIRDYFNNDIGDILIDTDDIYEQAQQFMAHVMPEHAARVKRYRDDAALFSRFQIEHQIESAYARTVQLPSGGAIVIDHTEALVSVDVNSARAIKGGDIEETATRTNLEAADEVARQMRLRDLGGLIVIDFIDMEESKNRREVENRLRDALRQDRARVQFGTISKFGLMEMSRQRLKPALSEGSSIPCPRCGGAGHIRDTESSALQILRIIQEESMKDNTAAVHCQVPVEVASFLLNEKRTEIAKIELKQRVAVLMVPNKTLETPNYRLERLKHDDPRLDHIEASYKLAEDVEDPTAVTRRSQEPTNKQTPVIKGVLPDAPAPVAEPRPEGAARPPRAGQRPAPAAAAPAPVAAPAPTPVAAPQEQGFFGWIKSLFGGGSAPAAAPAPVAAPAPAATPETTGRGEPRRDGRNSEGRGRRGGRDGNRDGAPRDAQREGGRDGGAPSEGRGRRGERSAEGRAPRDGDRRPEGSESREPREPREGREPREGRNGREGGRGRRDAEPRNNQAASLNGDAVAQGQVEMPGSNGAATDAGATPQPRGERGPRRERGERGGRGERTERGDRAPRSAEVQEATNAAPANGAADFVDTAPLASLPDLDLSGNEVTTGNAATEEQRRERRSRDRYGRDRRERGPRDTAGSAAPAMLDFDPTVAASADSAVEPAQDEAPRRSYFNTAATAQGDTAGVPAQPAAQAPVASAPVAAETVPVVASPAAAAPVQAPVAARAPAPVAPPATSAPAVAANAASSGMPKVQGFELPLDALHQVAASSGLQWVNSDAAKVAAVQASIAAEPQPVRVPRERPPAVVIDEGPLVLVETRRDLSAMKLPFEQPPAA; from the coding sequence ATGAAGCGGATGCTCATCAACGCCACGCAGCCCGAAGAACGCCGCCTGGCCATCGTCGACGGACAAAAGCTCCTCGACTACGAAATCGAAATCGAAGGGCGTGAACAGCGCAAGGGCAACATCTACAAGGCCGTCGTCACCCGCGTAGAGCCCTCGCTGGAAGCCTGCTTTGTGGACTACGGCGAAGACCGCCACGGCTTCCTGCCCTTCAAGGAAATCTCGCGCCAGTACTTCGCCCCCGGCGTCTCGCCCAGCCAGGCGCGCATCAATGAAGTGATCAAGGAAGGCCAGGAACTGCTGGTCCAGGTTGAAAAGGAAGAGCGCGGCAACAAGGGCGCGGCCCTGACCACCTTCGTCTCACTGGCCGGCCGCTATGTGGTGCTGATGCCCAACAACCCCCGTGGCGGTGGCGTGTCGCGCCGCATCGAGGGCGAGGACCGTGCCGAGCTCAAGGAGGCGATGGACCAGCTGGAATACCCCAACGGCATGTCCATCATTGCGCGCACTGCCGGCATCGGCCGCAGCGCGCCCGAGCTGCAGTGGGACCTGAACTACCTGCTCAAGCTCTGGAACGCCATCGACGGTGCCGCCAAGGGCGGCAAGGGCGCGTTCCTGATCTATCAGGAATCTTCGCTGGTGATCCGCGCGATCCGCGACTACTTCAACAACGACATCGGTGACATCCTCATCGATACCGACGACATCTATGAACAGGCGCAGCAGTTCATGGCGCACGTCATGCCTGAGCATGCCGCCCGCGTGAAGCGCTACCGCGACGACGCCGCGCTGTTCAGCCGCTTCCAGATCGAGCACCAGATCGAGTCGGCCTATGCCCGCACCGTGCAGCTGCCCTCGGGCGGTGCCATCGTGATCGACCACACCGAAGCGCTGGTTTCGGTGGACGTGAACTCGGCCCGCGCCATCAAGGGCGGCGACATCGAGGAAACCGCCACCCGCACCAACCTGGAAGCCGCTGACGAAGTGGCGCGCCAGATGCGCCTGCGCGACCTGGGCGGCCTGATCGTGATCGACTTCATCGACATGGAGGAGAGCAAGAACCGCCGCGAAGTCGAAAACCGCCTGCGCGACGCGCTCCGCCAGGACCGCGCCCGCGTGCAGTTCGGCACCATCAGCAAGTTCGGCCTGATGGAAATGAGCCGCCAGCGCCTCAAGCCCGCTTTGAGCGAAGGCTCGTCCATCCCCTGCCCCCGCTGCGGCGGCGCAGGCCACATTCGCGACACCGAATCGTCGGCCCTGCAGATCCTGCGGATCATTCAGGAAGAGTCGATGAAGGACAACACCGCCGCCGTGCACTGCCAGGTGCCGGTGGAAGTGGCTTCGTTCCTGCTCAACGAAAAGCGTACCGAGATCGCGAAGATCGAACTCAAACAGCGCGTGGCCGTGCTGATGGTTCCCAACAAGACGCTGGAAACCCCGAACTACCGTCTGGAACGCCTCAAGCACGACGACCCGCGCCTCGACCACATCGAGGCCAGCTACAAGCTCGCCGAAGACGTGGAAGACCCCACCGCCGTGACGCGCCGCTCGCAGGAGCCTACCAACAAGCAGACGCCCGTGATCAAGGGTGTACTGCCCGACGCACCGGCTCCGGTCGCCGAGCCCCGTCCCGAAGGCGCTGCACGACCACCGCGCGCAGGCCAGCGCCCGGCACCCGCTGCAGCTGCCCCGGCCCCCGTGGCGGCACCCGCACCCACTCCTGTGGCTGCTCCGCAGGAGCAAGGCTTCTTCGGCTGGATCAAGAGCCTGTTCGGTGGCGGCAGCGCCCCCGCAGCCGCACCGGCACCGGTGGCTGCACCGGCCCCTGCTGCCACACCCGAAACCACCGGCCGGGGCGAACCCCGCCGTGATGGCCGCAACAGCGAAGGCCGTGGCCGCCGCGGTGGCCGCGATGGCAACCGTGATGGCGCCCCGCGCGACGCACAGCGTGAAGGTGGCCGTGACGGCGGCGCACCGTCTGAAGGCCGCGGCCGCCGTGGCGAACGCTCGGCCGAAGGCCGCGCACCCCGCGATGGTGATCGCCGCCCCGAGGGCAGCGAATCGCGCGAACCCCGTGAGCCCCGCGAAGGCCGCGAACCGCGCGAGGGCCGCAACGGCCGCGAAGGTGGCCGTGGCCGCCGGGATGCCGAGCCCCGCAACAACCAGGCTGCATCGCTGAACGGCGACGCCGTTGCGCAGGGCCAGGTCGAGATGCCCGGCAGCAACGGCGCTGCCACGGATGCAGGCGCGACACCGCAGCCCCGCGGCGAACGCGGCCCCCGCCGTGAACGCGGCGAACGCGGTGGCCGGGGCGAGCGCACCGAGCGCGGCGACCGGGCACCCCGCTCGGCCGAAGTCCAGGAAGCGACCAACGCAGCCCCCGCAAACGGCGCCGCAGACTTTGTGGACACCGCTCCGCTGGCCAGCCTGCCCGATCTGGACCTCTCCGGCAACGAAGTGACCACTGGCAACGCCGCCACCGAAGAGCAGCGCCGCGAACGCCGCTCGCGCGACCGCTACGGCCGCGACCGCCGTGAACGAGGCCCGCGCGATACCGCTGGCTCGGCTGCACCCGCCATGCTGGACTTTGACCCGACCGTGGCCGCCAGCGCAGACAGCGCGGTCGAACCGGCCCAGGACGAAGCCCCGCGCCGCAGCTACTTCAACACGGCTGCCACTGCACAGGGTGATACGGCTGGCGTGCCGGCTCAGCCTGCCGCACAGGCTCCGGTGGCGTCTGCCCCCGTGGCCGCAGAGACAGTGCCTGTGGTGGCAAGCCCCGCTGCGGCCGCACCCGTGCAAGCCCCGGTGGCAGCGCGTGCGCCCGCACCGGTAGCGCCACCGGCAACGTCAGCCCCTGCGGTGGCCGCAAACGCCGCCAGCAGCGGCATGCCCAAGGTCCAGGGCTTTGAACTGCCGCTCGATGCACTGCACCAGGTGGCAGCGTCCTCCGGCCTGCAGTGGGTGAACTCCGACGCCGCCAAGGTGGCCGCCGTGCAGGCATCCATCGCCGCCGAGCCGCAGCCTGTGCGCGTGCCCCGCGAGCGCCCTCCGGCGGTCGTCATCGACGAAGGCCCGCTGGTGCTGGTGGAAACGCGCCGCGACCTGTCGGCCATGAAGCTGCCGTTCGAGCAGCCACCAGCCGCCTGA